One genomic window of Candidatus Nitrospira inopinata includes the following:
- a CDS encoding class I adenylate-forming enzyme family protein, with amino-acid sequence MLVEEFLEASAARLPDKVAVVAGERRITYRELDERANALAHSLVQAGIQRGERVVICLANSIEVVLSIFGVLKAGGVFAVLSPSAKAEKIGYVLTQSRASGLIMAGKRLSELLPLTDQLNGLQVIVGTGAVTKEQWEGTPKVVSFAQCIENEGRRNAPPKRNIDVDLAALIYTSSSTGESKGVMLTHLNIRSAAASILAYLEYGQDDVILNVLPLSFDYGLYQVLMGVKVGARIVLEPSFAYPHAVFQRIEQERVTVLPLVPTLIAALLETKPDRYDLTSVRCITTTGAALPTDHIGRLRERLPKAKLFSMYGLTECKRVSYLPPEELDRRPMSVGKGMPNQELYLVDVDGNRLGPGSMGELVVRGSHVMKGYWNMPEETARVLKPGPWGDERVLFTGDWFRMDEEGYLYFIGRKDDMIKTGGKKVSPREVENVLHGITEIAEAAVIGVPDPRLGHVVKAFVRLRESADLTEADVIRHCRSSLEDYMVPKVVAFIEAFPRTDSGKVDKRALEQMSTSSQSGGHWTSPVKAESDDPRTAAEESRIERIINSVMEAHGQRTAVVYKNERYTYGDLRTLVNVQKSKLADAGLTRQDRAIIWMENSPEYVVTYLAVLELEAIVVALHPQTTTEEVVRIIRHVGAAGVIISPTVKHWTMGDFESAGIRFVLAGDGLHRLRAFDQGQAVPDGIAQIIYTSGSTGRPKGVVLTHRNLIANTRSILDYLQLTREDSVMAVLPFVYAYGNSVMLTHLFAGGALAIENNMLYPQTVVDAMIKNNVTGLSGVSTTYALLLNNSNFKSSTFPALRYLTHAGGPMPSELLGRIRTAFPDRQIYLMYGQTEASARLTYLPPELLDVKKGSAGRAIPGVRLKIVKDGGETARPGEAGEIWAFGDNIMQGYWQDPELTAEVLQGGWLRTGDVGWLDEEGFVTIVGRNNEMIKSGAYRISPTEIEEVLLQHPQILETGVVGIEDPILGQKICAVVVLKEEGFLTQRDLMGYCAQRLVPYKRPKVIAIVSALPKSPSGKILRHRLREIGVAAAGAAVPASS; translated from the coding sequence ATGCTGGTCGAGGAATTTTTAGAAGCGAGCGCCGCCCGTCTCCCTGACAAGGTCGCTGTTGTTGCGGGAGAGCGAAGGATCACGTATAGAGAACTCGACGAGCGGGCAAATGCGTTGGCCCATTCGCTTGTGCAGGCTGGTATTCAACGGGGAGAGCGCGTCGTCATCTGCCTTGCCAACTCCATCGAAGTCGTGCTTTCGATTTTTGGGGTTTTGAAGGCGGGCGGTGTGTTTGCAGTGTTGAGCCCTTCAGCGAAGGCCGAAAAAATAGGCTATGTTCTGACACAGAGTCGGGCGTCCGGTCTCATCATGGCGGGCAAACGCCTGAGTGAACTCTTGCCCCTGACAGACCAACTTAATGGCCTTCAAGTCATTGTGGGGACCGGAGCGGTGACCAAGGAGCAATGGGAAGGGACCCCGAAAGTGGTCTCGTTCGCGCAGTGTATAGAGAATGAAGGTCGTCGGAACGCTCCCCCCAAACGGAACATTGATGTTGATCTGGCCGCGCTGATCTACACATCGTCCTCCACCGGCGAATCGAAGGGGGTCATGCTCACTCATCTAAACATCCGTTCGGCAGCCGCCTCCATTCTTGCCTATTTGGAGTATGGACAGGACGACGTTATTCTCAATGTCCTCCCTCTCTCGTTCGATTACGGGCTGTATCAAGTCTTAATGGGCGTCAAGGTCGGCGCTCGAATCGTTCTTGAGCCGTCGTTCGCCTATCCTCATGCGGTGTTCCAACGCATCGAGCAGGAACGTGTCACCGTACTGCCGTTGGTCCCGACGTTGATCGCTGCGTTGCTTGAAACGAAGCCAGACCGCTATGACTTGACTTCCGTCCGATGTATAACTACGACGGGAGCCGCCCTGCCGACCGATCACATCGGGCGGTTGCGTGAACGTCTGCCGAAGGCGAAACTGTTCTCGATGTACGGCCTGACGGAGTGTAAACGGGTGTCGTATCTTCCGCCGGAAGAATTGGATCGAAGGCCGATGTCCGTGGGAAAGGGCATGCCAAACCAAGAACTTTATCTGGTGGATGTCGATGGCAATCGTCTTGGGCCGGGATCGATGGGAGAACTCGTGGTCAGGGGATCTCACGTGATGAAGGGCTATTGGAACATGCCGGAAGAGACCGCCCGTGTATTGAAGCCCGGTCCTTGGGGAGACGAGCGAGTGCTGTTCACGGGCGATTGGTTCCGCATGGATGAGGAAGGCTATCTTTACTTCATCGGTCGCAAGGACGATATGATCAAAACGGGCGGGAAAAAAGTCAGCCCGCGCGAGGTGGAAAACGTCCTGCACGGCATAACGGAGATTGCGGAGGCGGCGGTCATCGGAGTGCCCGATCCTCGACTCGGCCATGTGGTCAAGGCCTTCGTTCGCCTGCGCGAAAGCGCCGATCTTACGGAAGCGGACGTGATCCGTCACTGCCGAAGCTCTCTTGAAGACTACATGGTTCCGAAAGTCGTTGCGTTTATCGAGGCCTTTCCAAGGACGGACAGTGGAAAGGTGGACAAAAGAGCTTTGGAGCAAATGAGCACGTCTTCGCAAAGCGGCGGCCATTGGACGTCACCGGTCAAAGCCGAGAGCGACGATCCCCGCACGGCGGCGGAGGAATCCAGGATTGAGCGGATCATCAACAGTGTGATGGAGGCGCACGGTCAGAGGACGGCGGTCGTTTATAAAAACGAACGGTATACCTATGGAGACCTGCGCACGCTCGTCAATGTTCAAAAAAGCAAGTTGGCCGATGCGGGTTTGACCAGACAGGACCGGGCCATCATCTGGATGGAAAATTCTCCCGAGTATGTCGTGACCTACTTGGCGGTATTGGAACTGGAGGCGATCGTGGTGGCGCTCCATCCTCAAACGACTACGGAAGAAGTGGTGCGGATTATCCGCCACGTGGGTGCCGCAGGTGTGATCATCTCTCCAACCGTGAAACACTGGACGATGGGCGATTTTGAATCCGCCGGGATCCGCTTCGTACTGGCGGGCGACGGCCTTCATCGTTTGCGGGCCTTCGACCAAGGACAGGCCGTTCCCGATGGGATTGCGCAGATCATCTATACGTCCGGCTCGACTGGACGACCGAAGGGCGTAGTACTCACCCATCGGAATCTCATTGCGAACACGAGATCGATTCTGGACTATTTGCAGTTGACCCGTGAAGATTCGGTCATGGCGGTTTTGCCGTTCGTTTACGCCTACGGCAACTCCGTCATGCTGACACACTTGTTTGCGGGAGGTGCGCTCGCGATCGAGAACAACATGCTGTATCCGCAGACGGTCGTGGATGCCATGATCAAGAATAACGTGACCGGATTATCCGGCGTCTCCACAACCTACGCGCTGTTGCTGAATAACTCGAACTTCAAATCCTCAACCTTCCCCGCCTTGCGGTACCTCACCCACGCGGGAGGGCCAATGCCGTCGGAGTTGTTGGGCCGAATCCGAACCGCGTTCCCGGATCGGCAAATTTATTTGATGTACGGCCAAACCGAAGCCTCGGCCCGTCTGACCTATCTTCCTCCGGAACTGTTGGACGTCAAAAAAGGATCAGCAGGGCGTGCAATTCCAGGAGTGAGGCTCAAGATCGTCAAGGATGGAGGGGAGACGGCTCGGCCCGGCGAGGCTGGAGAAATTTGGGCCTTCGGCGACAATATCATGCAGGGCTATTGGCAAGACCCGGAACTGACGGCCGAAGTCCTCCAAGGTGGATGGCTGCGCACGGGAGACGTTGGCTGGTTGGATGAAGAAGGGTTTGTGACCATCGTCGGGCGCAATAATGAAATGATCAAATCCGGCGCGTATCGGATCAGTCCGACGGAGATCGAGGAAGTCCTGTTGCAGCATCCTCAAATCTTGGAAACCGGTGTCGTGGGAATCGAAGATCCGATTTTGGGACAGAAAATCTGCGCGGTGGTGGTTCTCAAGGAAGAGGGATTTCTCACCCAGCGCGATTTGATGGGCTACTGCGCACAACGGCTGGTCCCCTACAAGAGACCGAAGGTTATTGCCATCGTCTCCGCCTTACCGAAATCCCCTTCCGGCAAGATTTTGCGACATCGCTTGCGCGAAATCGGTGTCGCGGCGGCCGGAGCGGCGGTCCCGGCTTCTTCATAG
- the nadE gene encoding NAD(+) synthase produces MGENRNKFSPDHLRLDAKAEVERIVSFIRDTVFTRLKRKGIVVGLSGGIDSSTVVALAVRALGADRVIGLFMPESDSSDDSLRLGQLLAKELGIKTFTEDISGILRGADCYRRRDEAIRTVVPEYHSGYKSKLVLSPLDSSEFRISYVVVQPPEGEQRKIRLTAEAFLALVAATNFKQRTRKMMEYYYADRFLYAVAGTPNRLEYDLGFFVKNGDGSADIKPIAHLYKSQVYQLAGYLGVPQEILNRPPTTDTYSLPQSQEEFYFSLPYDKMDLCLYGKTHRLPASEVAEALGMSEAQVERVYRDIDAKRAVARYLHMEPLLIEPIKEAVVDF; encoded by the coding sequence ATGGGAGAAAACAGGAATAAGTTCTCGCCCGATCATCTGCGGCTTGATGCAAAGGCCGAGGTCGAACGAATTGTCTCCTTCATCAGGGACACCGTGTTTACACGGCTCAAACGAAAGGGGATAGTCGTCGGCCTATCCGGAGGCATCGACAGCAGCACGGTCGTCGCCCTCGCCGTCCGCGCGTTGGGAGCCGATCGGGTGATCGGGTTGTTCATGCCGGAGTCCGATTCCTCGGATGACAGTTTGCGCTTGGGGCAATTGCTGGCGAAGGAGCTGGGGATCAAAACGTTCACCGAAGACATCTCCGGCATTCTTCGGGGAGCCGATTGTTACCGCAGGCGTGATGAAGCGATTCGCACCGTGGTGCCGGAGTATCATTCCGGCTACAAGTCCAAGCTGGTGCTCTCCCCGCTCGACAGTTCCGAGTTTCGCATCTCCTACGTCGTGGTGCAGCCCCCGGAGGGCGAGCAGCGCAAGATCCGTCTGACAGCCGAGGCATTTTTGGCGCTGGTTGCCGCGACAAACTTTAAGCAGCGTACCAGGAAGATGATGGAGTATTACTATGCCGATCGCTTTCTGTACGCTGTTGCGGGGACGCCGAATCGGTTGGAGTACGATCTTGGGTTTTTTGTCAAAAACGGGGACGGCTCGGCCGATATCAAGCCAATCGCGCACCTGTACAAATCGCAAGTCTATCAACTCGCTGGGTATCTCGGCGTGCCGCAGGAGATTTTGAATCGTCCCCCCACCACCGACACGTACTCGCTGCCCCAGTCGCAGGAAGAATTCTATTTCTCTCTCCCGTACGACAAGATGGACCTTTGTCTGTACGGCAAGACCCATCGATTGCCTGCTTCGGAGGTCGCCGAGGCGCTTGGAATGAGCGAAGCTCAGGTCGAACGGGTGTATCGCGATATCGACGCCAAGCGAGCCGTCGCCCGTTACCTTCACATGGAGCCGTTGCTCATCGAACCGATCAAGGAAGCGGTCGTCGATTTTTAA
- the xrtW gene encoding exosortase W gives MKPATCSLPAMDWTVPDRRVLMLGCVLAAAFLFCYIDVLIGMGRQWWNISFYSYAFLIPGISAYLVWVRRDQLWAVQPEPAYVTGTVITAAGLSALIVGRAAGIQTVQQMSLLITVPGVVLFLFGWRVLKVLGLPIAFLGFMIPVWDAVTEPLHLPFQRLSADLGVRLLNLFGIPVYQNGVFIYLPNITLEVAKSCSGVNYLIAVLATSIPLATIVLHSVWKRIGLVVLAVTVSALANSLRVALIGMLAYYDVSGDLHGPYHTLHGIFTSMVGYVVIFVGLWVLSRGQKPALRVAAQGSWKLEWPRVRIAWVVLAALLVLVGVSGYVDRSQPVVLASHGNDVSLVDVGWIGIEVPVSDMVPGADQKWSWAYRARSGEDVRLSLWYFASQSQGKELIHAETSTLHSGATTVKLSLDGQNTIEVNRRIFSEGGKRQAAVFWYDLNGRLLTSPLAVKLYTALDGMTHSRTSGALVWVSTDLPSAGEEGVEQATTRLETFVAQAFPRLTRFLSGSTP, from the coding sequence ATGAAACCCGCAACCTGTTCTTTGCCGGCGATGGATTGGACTGTCCCCGATCGGCGAGTCCTGATGCTTGGTTGTGTTCTGGCCGCCGCGTTCCTTTTTTGCTACATAGACGTGCTGATCGGAATGGGCAGGCAGTGGTGGAACATCTCTTTTTATTCCTACGCTTTTTTGATTCCCGGCATCAGCGCCTATCTCGTGTGGGTCAGGCGGGATCAACTGTGGGCGGTACAGCCGGAGCCGGCCTATGTGACCGGGACGGTCATTACCGCCGCCGGCTTGTCGGCGTTGATAGTCGGTCGCGCGGCCGGCATTCAGACCGTGCAGCAGATGTCGTTGCTGATCACCGTTCCCGGTGTCGTGTTGTTTCTTTTCGGGTGGCGAGTCCTCAAAGTGCTTGGCCTGCCGATTGCGTTTTTAGGATTTATGATTCCCGTGTGGGACGCCGTCACCGAACCGCTCCATTTACCCTTTCAACGCCTCTCGGCCGACCTTGGCGTGCGGCTGCTGAACCTGTTCGGGATTCCGGTCTATCAGAACGGCGTGTTCATCTACCTTCCGAATATCACGCTGGAAGTCGCCAAATCGTGCAGCGGTGTCAACTATTTGATCGCGGTGTTGGCCACGTCGATTCCACTGGCGACCATTGTGCTTCATAGTGTCTGGAAGCGGATAGGCCTTGTCGTATTAGCGGTGACGGTTTCCGCCCTGGCCAACAGTTTACGTGTCGCGTTGATCGGGATGTTGGCCTATTACGATGTGAGCGGCGATCTTCATGGTCCGTACCACACGTTACACGGCATATTTACCTCGATGGTCGGCTATGTGGTCATTTTCGTGGGGCTCTGGGTGTTGTCTCGCGGGCAGAAGCCTGCTCTGCGGGTGGCCGCGCAGGGTTCGTGGAAGCTGGAATGGCCTCGCGTGCGGATCGCTTGGGTAGTGTTAGCGGCGCTGTTGGTTCTCGTTGGAGTGTCCGGATATGTCGATCGGTCGCAACCTGTTGTCCTGGCGTCGCACGGGAACGATGTATCACTGGTCGATGTCGGATGGATAGGGATTGAAGTGCCGGTGAGCGACATGGTGCCGGGCGCCGATCAGAAATGGTCGTGGGCCTATCGGGCCCGCTCCGGAGAGGATGTCAGGTTGTCGCTCTGGTATTTCGCATCTCAATCCCAAGGGAAAGAATTGATCCATGCCGAGACGTCCACTCTTCACAGTGGTGCGACTACCGTCAAGCTAAGCCTTGATGGACAGAATACGATCGAGGTCAATCGGCGAATCTTTTCCGAAGGTGGAAAACGGCAAGCGGCCGTGTTTTGGTACGATCTCAACGGCCGACTGTTGACCAGCCCTCTTGCAGTCAAGCTCTACACGGCGCTTGACGGGATGACCCACAGTCGGACGAGCGGCGCGTTGGTCTGGGTGTCAACGGATCTGCCTTCCGCTGGAGAAGAGGGCGTGGAACAAGCGACCACTCGTTTGGAAACGTTTGTCGCGCAAGCCTTCCCTCGGCTTACCCGGTTTCTTTCCGGTTCCACGCCGTAA
- a CDS encoding FemAB family XrtA/PEP-CTERM system-associated protein — MIQIVYCDDGHEQAWDEYVGRHEQGSFYHLFGWKRINESAFGHQTFYLAAMEDGQIKGVFPLVYLKTRLFGKILCSLPFVNYGGPCADDPSIDRLLIEEARSIVQQHGIKYLEIRGIRKLGGDLPTSEHKVSVTIMLDPNPDALWNAFKTGHRNNIRRAYKRGLTVRGGGVELLDTFYDILSVSWRNLGTPLYRKEYFARLMKAFPSETKIFVLDHHGVPVSAALNGHFRGVVEGMWLGALPKAREVESSYVLYWEMIKDACERGYQLYHLGRSTADSGGEAFKKKWNAFPTQLYWQYVVRNGAPIPQLNVGNPKFQLAINLWKMLPLSIAKAIGPLVAKGIP, encoded by the coding sequence ATGATACAGATCGTATATTGTGACGATGGTCACGAGCAGGCTTGGGATGAGTACGTCGGCCGTCATGAGCAGGGATCGTTCTATCATTTGTTTGGGTGGAAACGGATCAATGAGTCGGCTTTTGGACATCAAACATTCTATCTGGCAGCAATGGAGGATGGGCAAATCAAGGGGGTGTTCCCCCTCGTTTATTTGAAGACCAGGCTGTTCGGAAAGATTCTCTGTTCGCTGCCATTTGTCAATTATGGCGGCCCCTGTGCGGATGATCCCTCTATTGATCGATTGTTGATCGAAGAAGCCAGGTCCATTGTTCAACAGCACGGTATCAAATACCTGGAGATCCGCGGGATACGAAAATTGGGCGGTGATTTGCCGACCTCGGAGCACAAGGTCAGTGTCACCATCATGTTGGATCCAAACCCCGATGCCCTGTGGAATGCGTTCAAAACCGGACACCGCAACAATATCCGCCGTGCTTACAAGAGAGGATTAACGGTCCGAGGAGGCGGTGTCGAACTGCTCGATACGTTCTACGATATCTTGAGCGTAAGCTGGAGAAATTTGGGGACGCCGTTGTATCGGAAAGAATACTTTGCGCGTTTGATGAAGGCATTTCCGAGCGAGACCAAGATCTTCGTGTTGGATCATCACGGCGTTCCGGTCTCTGCGGCGTTGAACGGCCATTTTCGAGGAGTGGTCGAAGGCATGTGGTTGGGAGCCCTTCCCAAGGCTCGCGAGGTGGAGTCGAGCTATGTTCTCTATTGGGAGATGATCAAAGACGCCTGCGAACGAGGCTATCAACTGTATCATCTTGGCCGATCCACGGCGGATTCCGGCGGCGAGGCGTTCAAGAAAAAATGGAATGCGTTTCCCACTCAGCTCTACTGGCAGTACGTCGTCAGGAACGGAGCGCCGATTCCCCAACTGAATGTCGGCAATCCAAAATTTCAGTTGGCCATCAACCTGTGGAAAATGCTGCCCCTGTCGATCGCCAAGGCCATAGGGCCTCTGGTGGCAAAGGGGATTCCCTGA
- a CDS encoding DegT/DnrJ/EryC1/StrS family aminotransferase, whose product MAARFRFVPPAGTPVSFSDVAGSIGTALVHEDSMERFKTELCARVGVRHCEFVSTGRAALTLALLALKELDGGRRQEVLIPSYTCFSVPSSVVKAGLRVRLADVNPETLDFLPESLDRIDGKRVLAVVATNLYGMPNDMEFLRRLTQDRGVYLVDDAAQCLGGSVLGRQSGTWGDVGLYSFDKGKNVTSIDGGVLVTNSDRIAAAISARARGLRDSTMGESVSHVVKLLIYASFLHPRRYWIPNSLPFLGLGTTAYRTDYPLAQYDKWMAPLGRRLFARLDTIAAQRRTAAERYAKRLPWGSLLRPIVPRPTAVPAYLRYPVLVAPECRDRVMESLRQKGIGATASYPSAINDIPQLQSLLQLEDQTISGGRDLAKQILTLPTHGYVTEEDQNRIAAIIGETLGR is encoded by the coding sequence ATGGCCGCCAGATTTCGATTCGTTCCACCGGCCGGCACGCCGGTCAGTTTCTCCGATGTGGCGGGCAGCATCGGGACCGCGCTTGTCCATGAAGATTCGATGGAACGGTTTAAGACCGAACTTTGCGCGAGGGTGGGGGTCCGGCATTGTGAGTTCGTCTCGACCGGTCGGGCCGCGCTCACCCTGGCTTTGCTTGCGCTCAAGGAATTAGACGGCGGAAGGCGGCAAGAAGTCCTTATTCCGTCCTATACCTGTTTTTCGGTGCCGTCTTCCGTCGTCAAGGCCGGATTACGGGTCAGGTTGGCGGATGTGAATCCGGAGACGCTCGACTTTCTCCCGGAAAGTTTGGATCGGATCGATGGAAAACGTGTCTTGGCGGTCGTGGCCACCAATTTATATGGTATGCCCAACGACATGGAATTCTTGAGACGACTGACTCAAGATCGCGGCGTGTATTTGGTTGATGATGCAGCCCAATGTCTGGGCGGATCGGTCTTGGGACGACAGTCCGGCACGTGGGGCGATGTGGGGCTCTATAGTTTCGACAAGGGCAAGAATGTCACATCGATCGATGGCGGAGTGTTGGTCACGAATTCCGATCGAATTGCGGCGGCAATCTCCGCGCGGGCGAGGGGGCTACGGGATAGTACGATGGGCGAATCGGTGTCCCATGTGGTCAAACTGCTGATATATGCTTCTTTTCTGCATCCTCGAAGGTACTGGATTCCCAATTCGCTCCCGTTTTTGGGATTGGGCACGACGGCCTATCGGACGGATTATCCGCTGGCTCAGTATGACAAGTGGATGGCGCCGCTTGGCCGGCGGTTGTTCGCGCGGTTGGATACCATTGCCGCTCAGCGGCGCACCGCAGCCGAGCGGTATGCCAAGCGATTGCCGTGGGGGAGCCTTCTCCGTCCCATAGTCCCGAGGCCGACGGCGGTGCCGGCGTATCTACGATATCCGGTCTTGGTTGCTCCTGAATGCCGAGACAGGGTGATGGAATCGCTCCGGCAAAAGGGAATTGGAGCGACCGCCTCTTACCCGTCGGCTATCAACGACATTCCTCAGCTGCAAAGCCTGTTGCAATTGGAAGATCAGACAATCTCCGGGGGGCGGGATCTTGCCAAGCAAATCCTCACCCTTCCCACTCATGGTTACGTGACAGAAGAAGATCAAAATCGAATCGCGGCGATAATAGGCGAAACCCTGGGCCGCTAG
- a CDS encoding GNAT family N-acetyltransferase, with the protein MAIKSPTRTIFQTYQWLWSWEKTFKDRCEPLYIVVDSPDGSGIEAVAPLMITKEFPGQRAIKFVGDGKADYCDLVCVDGRLDLLEKLFDQLFAVRERWDCIQLNSIPAESPTVAGIQHLCRRYGCRMFQRNLYSSPTLLIKGQEEEALKVFNKYSLRRRQNYFQRQGRLTFKTVQGPEVMSYLDGFFSQHIARWANTGSPSLFLDEKNRSFYQELAQALCGTDWLVLSIVKLDGRPLAMHIGFDYEGKLLWYKPCFDPAYAKHSPGLVLLRYLIGYAIEQKRDEFDFSIGDEPFKQRFCNHVRTTVQVQVFKDSFTYALAKTRQKLGSIKRALHGKNEENRSCKFVTLSM; encoded by the coding sequence TTGGCGATCAAAAGTCCAACCCGAACGATCTTTCAAACGTACCAATGGCTTTGGAGTTGGGAAAAGACGTTCAAGGACCGATGCGAGCCGCTGTACATCGTAGTTGATTCCCCGGATGGATCGGGCATCGAGGCGGTGGCTCCGTTGATGATCACGAAAGAGTTTCCGGGCCAACGGGCCATCAAATTTGTGGGCGATGGCAAGGCCGACTATTGCGACCTGGTGTGTGTGGATGGCCGTCTGGATCTGCTGGAGAAGCTCTTCGACCAGCTCTTTGCGGTGAGGGAGCGATGGGATTGTATTCAGTTGAATAGCATTCCGGCGGAATCGCCGACTGTTGCGGGGATTCAGCATCTCTGCCGTCGATACGGCTGCCGCATGTTCCAACGCAATCTCTATTCTAGTCCCACCTTGCTGATCAAGGGGCAGGAAGAGGAAGCGTTGAAGGTATTCAATAAGTACAGTTTGCGCCGCCGGCAGAATTATTTTCAGCGCCAGGGCCGCCTCACCTTCAAAACGGTGCAGGGACCGGAAGTGATGTCTTATCTGGATGGTTTCTTCTCGCAACACATCGCCCGCTGGGCCAACACCGGGAGTCCCAGTCTGTTTCTTGACGAGAAGAATCGATCATTCTACCAGGAATTAGCGCAGGCTCTGTGTGGAACGGATTGGCTTGTGTTGTCGATTGTGAAGCTGGATGGGCGGCCGTTGGCGATGCACATTGGGTTCGACTATGAAGGAAAGCTGTTATGGTACAAACCCTGCTTTGATCCAGCCTATGCCAAACATTCTCCGGGGCTGGTCTTGCTCCGCTACTTGATCGGTTATGCAATTGAGCAAAAACGGGATGAGTTCGACTTCTCGATAGGCGACGAGCCGTTCAAGCAGCGGTTCTGCAATCATGTGCGCACGACCGTTCAGGTTCAGGTTTTTAAGGACAGCTTCACCTATGCCCTTGCTAAAACGAGGCAAAAACTGGGTTCGATAAAAAGAGCGCTGCACGGAAAAAACGAGGAAAACCGATCGTGCAAGTTCGTGACCCTGTCGATGTGA
- a CDS encoding glycosyltransferase family 2 protein has protein sequence MQVRDPVDVSVIIPTYNRAHLVAEAIESVLRQTRPPREIIVVDDGSTDDTKQVLASFGDRITAIHQDNKGVGGARNRALEAAQGQYLAFLDSDDLWMERKLEWQVAIMEQFPNLGFLFSDFVITGNKSKVIPKGLSTWFHEPLQWDKVFEETAMVLVPCAAREEPVALYSGRLYHALLAKPYILPSCAIVRAACVTPDIRFPEDNHHCSDWEFFARLARRSQTGLMDVETTINRGGDEWPRLTHMSTAEKIRFHLRMIEAVWKADDTFFSAHRDEVEEIEADLCVQLARHCMMDSKVSDARAAIRRWFAIGKFRQWPMGMALVACAWLPASGAALRATRSLMRSGSK, from the coding sequence GTGCAAGTTCGTGACCCTGTCGATGTGAGCGTCATCATTCCGACGTACAATCGCGCCCACTTGGTGGCCGAGGCGATCGAGAGTGTGCTGCGCCAGACGAGGCCTCCCAGGGAAATTATCGTTGTCGATGACGGATCGACGGATGACACGAAACAGGTGTTGGCTTCGTTCGGCGATCGGATTACGGCTATTCATCAGGACAACAAGGGGGTAGGAGGGGCGCGTAACAGGGCTTTGGAGGCGGCTCAGGGGCAGTACCTTGCTTTCTTGGACTCCGATGACCTCTGGATGGAACGAAAATTAGAATGGCAAGTTGCCATCATGGAACAATTCCCCAATTTGGGATTTCTATTCTCAGACTTTGTGATCACAGGCAATAAAAGCAAGGTGATACCCAAAGGGCTGAGCACCTGGTTTCACGAACCTCTCCAGTGGGACAAGGTGTTTGAGGAAACGGCTATGGTCCTGGTGCCCTGTGCGGCTCGCGAAGAACCGGTTGCCCTGTACTCGGGGCGTCTGTACCATGCGTTGCTCGCCAAGCCCTATATTCTTCCTAGTTGCGCGATTGTGCGGGCTGCTTGCGTCACACCAGACATTCGGTTTCCGGAGGACAATCACCATTGCTCCGATTGGGAGTTTTTTGCGCGATTGGCTCGTAGGAGCCAGACCGGATTGATGGATGTGGAGACGACGATCAATCGAGGCGGAGACGAGTGGCCGCGATTGACCCATATGAGCACCGCGGAAAAAATCCGTTTCCACCTGCGCATGATTGAAGCAGTCTGGAAGGCAGACGACACGTTTTTTTCCGCTCACCGCGACGAGGTTGAGGAAATCGAGGCCGATCTCTGCGTGCAGTTGGCGAGACATTGCATGATGGACTCGAAAGTGTCGGACGCTCGGGCGGCAATCAGGCGCTGGTTTGCGATCGGCAAATTTCGTCAATGGCCCATGGGAATGGCCCTTGTCGCATGCGCTTGGTTGCCCGCAAGCGGAGCGGCGCTGAGAGCCACTCGCTCGTTGATGAGAAGCGGATCCAAATAA